TCTTCAAGGGCGCAGAGCACAACCATCAAGCACAAAAACCTACACCGCTCGCTATCGTTTACAACGACAGCGCCAAATAAGATTACGAGGTAATATATCATGGCAGCTAAATCCACTGCGAAGAAGAAAGTTCAATATTGGGGCACGGGCAGGCGCAAAAAAGCCGTTGCGCGCGTAAGAGTTCTTGCGGGCGGCTCGGGCACGATCACCATTAACAAGCGTTCGCTCGACGATTATTTCCCGCTCGACACGCTCAAACTTATCGTCAACCAGCCGTTTGCCGAGACCGATACCGTCGGCAAGTTCGACGTTATCGTCAACGTTCGCGGCGGCGGCTACACCGGTCAGGCGGGCGCTATCCGTCACGGCATTTCGCGCGCGCTCTGCAACGTGGACGCCACTTACCGTCCCGCGCTCAAAAAAGCAGGCTTCTTGACCCGCGACCCGAGAATGAAAGAGCGCAAGAAATACGGTCTTAAGAAAGCGCGTAAAGCTCCTCAGTTCTCCAAGCGTTAATCAATGCATTCGCATTTGCTTGGGGTCGGCGAGCTTCTCGACGCACACGGCACGCTTCAACAGAGCGGGTACGCGTACTCGCAGGTCAAGTCTTACGACCGTGCCGCGATCAAGGCGAGCAAGCTCCGTATCAAAGAGTGGGACTATTACTACTTCGGCGACAGCAAGTTCGCCGTGGCGCTCACCGTCGCAGACAACTCGTATATGTCGCTTGCGTCGGTGTCGCTTATCGACTTCGAGCATATTCGCTATATAACCAAGAGCAAGATCGGGCTGCTCAGTAGGGGCAAGCTCAATATGCCGAGTACATGTTCGTGCGGCGACGTTAGAATAGCGAAAGGCGGCGTAAAAATCGAGTTCACGATTGACGAGACCGGACAGCGCAAGCTCAATGCCGAGTTTCCTAAGTTCGACGGAAAAACGAACTTTAAATGCGAGATCGAGCTCGATCCGACAACGGGCGATAACATAACGGTAGCTATCCCGTTCAAAAAGCGCAAACAGTTCTATTACAACACCAAGATCAATTGTCTGTGCGGCAAGGGCTGGTTCGAGGTCGGCGACGAACGGTATACGTTCGACAACGGCATCGGCGGGCTCGACTGGGGCAGGGGCGTTTGGCCGTATAAGAATAAATGGTATTGGTCGTCGCTGTCGTGCGTTCTGGACGACGGCACGCCGTTCGGGCTAAACCTGGGCTATGGCTTCGGTATGCCGACGGCGAG
Above is a genomic segment from Clostridiales bacterium containing:
- the rpsI gene encoding 30S ribosomal protein S9; its protein translation is MAAKSTAKKKVQYWGTGRRKKAVARVRVLAGGSGTITINKRSLDDYFPLDTLKLIVNQPFAETDTVGKFDVIVNVRGGGYTGQAGAIRHGISRALCNVDATYRPALKKAGFLTRDPRMKERKKYGLKKARKAPQFSKR
- a CDS encoding DUF2804 domain-containing protein, yielding MHSHLLGVGELLDAHGTLQQSGYAYSQVKSYDRAAIKASKLRIKEWDYYYFGDSKFAVALTVADNSYMSLASVSLIDFEHIRYITKSKIGLLSRGKLNMPSTCSCGDVRIAKGGVKIEFTIDETGQRKLNAEFPKFDGKTNFKCEIELDPTTGDNITVAIPFKKRKQFYYNTKINCLCGKGWFEVGDERYTFDNGIGGLDWGRGVWPYKNKWYWSSLSCVLDDGTPFGLNLGYGFGMPTASENVIFYNGKANKLRNVTFDIPFTLEKPDYLKPWKIADDSGRLDITFFPMVDRKDKMHALCLMTDQHQVFGKFYGNVTLDDGRVIAVTNKIGFAEYVRNKW